In the Paramormyrops kingsleyae isolate MSU_618 chromosome 6, PKINGS_0.4, whole genome shotgun sequence genome, one interval contains:
- the imp4 gene encoding U3 small nucleolar ribonucleoprotein protein IMP4, whose translation MLRREARLRREYLYRKAQEDRLRTIQEKKHKLKSALDENRLLPTEIRKEALQLQKLLEYDDEGAEGVSSHADDEYKWGGVEDPKIMVTTSRDPSSRLKMFAKEVKLIFPGAQRMNRGNHEVKALVQACRAAEVSDLVILHETRGQPDGLVVCHLPFGPTAYFTLYNVVMRHDIPDIGTMSEAFPHLIFHNFTSRLGQRVSNILKYLFPVPKEDSRRVVTFANQEDYISFRHHTYKKTDHKNIELTEVGPRFEMKLYMIKLGTLENEATADVEWRLHSYMHTAKKRRVLTTE comes from the exons ATG ctgCGACGGGAAGCCAGGCTTAGGAGGGAGTACTTGTACCGGAAGGCTCAGGAGGACAGGCTGCGCACCATCCAGGAGAAAAAACACAAGTTAAAATCTGCTCTAGACG AGAATCGTCTGCTTCCGACAGAGATTCGTAAGGAGGCCTTGCAGCTCCAGAAGCTTCTTGAATATGATGATGAGGGAGCAGAAG GTGTCAGCAGTCACGCTGATGATGAGTATAAATGGGGTGGAGTCGAAGACCCTAAAATTATGGTGACGACATCTAGAGACCCTAGCTCCAGACTTAAGATGTTTGCCAAG GAAGTGAAGCTCATCTTCCCAGGAGCTCAGCGTATGAACAGAGGGAACCACGAGGTGAAAGCATTGGTCCAGGCCTGCCGTGCGGCTGAGGTCTCAGACCTGGTGATTTTGCATGAGACCCGAGGCCAGCCAG ACGGCTTGGTCGTGTGTCACTTGCCATTTGGACCCACAGCCTACTTCACATTGTACAACGTGGTTATGAGACATGACATCCCAGACATTGGCACCATGTCCGAGGCCTTCCCACACCTCATCTTCCACAACTTCACCTCACGCCTGGGGCAGAGA GTGTCCAATATCCTGAAGTATCTGTTTCCAGTGCCCAAAGAAGACAGCAGACGTGTGGTCACATTTGCCAATCAGGAAGACTACATTTCCTTCAG ACATCACACATATAAGAAAACTGACCACAAGAATATTGAACTAACAGAAGTGGGGCCAAGgtttgaaatgaaat TGTATATGATCAAGCTCGGCACTCTGGAGAACGAGGCCACAGCAGACGTGGAGTGGCGTCTGCATAGCTACATGCATACAGCAAAAAAGCGCAGGGTTCTGACCACAGAGTAG